The following are from one region of the Desulfurellaceae bacterium genome:
- a CDS encoding M67 family metallopeptidase: MTHIDAATWQAVCQHAQDTFPDECCGAILSRDGRAEVRRIDNIQNTMHAKDPETYPRDASTAYFMQPTQLLAVIQDADSGAAELTAFYHSHPNHEAYFSAEDKRQAMFGDEPSYPEAVYLVVSIYDRQVRRIKAFQWNEGQKDFVETELSAETG, encoded by the coding sequence ATGACGCATATCGACGCCGCGACATGGCAGGCCGTGTGTCAGCACGCCCAGGACACGTTCCCCGACGAATGCTGTGGGGCCATCCTGAGCCGGGATGGCAGGGCCGAAGTACGACGCATTGACAATATCCAGAACACCATGCACGCCAAGGACCCGGAGACCTATCCGCGCGACGCCAGTACGGCGTATTTCATGCAACCCACACAGTTGCTGGCCGTCATTCAGGACGCCGACAGCGGTGCGGCCGAGCTGACCGCCTTTTACCACTCGCATCCGAACCACGAGGCGTATTTCTCAGCCGAGGACAAACGCCAGGCCATGTTTGGCGATGAGCCGTCCTACCCGGAGGCGGTCTATCTGGTGGTCTCGATCTATGACCGTCAGGTGCGCCGGATCAAGGCTTTTCAGTGGAACGAGGGGCAAAAAGACTTTGTCGAGACCGAACTGAGCGCCGAGACAGGCTGA
- a CDS encoding acyloxyacyl hydrolase — translation MNKAIRVVGCLVGMFVLGVSAAQAQGPAAGSWNVGLRSGYSISERNIDSVPINFHIGYILFKGKPWILPAGAFEIATEPFLSAVTRHSNQREGSSILRNGGTEPVKLGRKRDASIEAGLMLPVLSYHFDLGSRLSPYIEGGLGILYHDYRGYDLGGGFTFTEMAGAGLSYFLHDNVSLSLGYRFRHTSNASLYDENDGLNSHSLLAGVSFFLP, via the coding sequence ATGAACAAGGCGATACGCGTAGTCGGCTGTCTGGTCGGAATGTTCGTGTTGGGCGTGAGTGCCGCCCAGGCTCAGGGGCCTGCCGCAGGCTCGTGGAATGTCGGCCTGCGCTCAGGCTACTCTATCAGCGAGCGGAATATCGACAGCGTGCCGATCAACTTCCATATCGGCTACATCCTGTTTAAGGGCAAGCCGTGGATCTTGCCCGCGGGAGCGTTTGAGATTGCGACCGAGCCCTTCTTGTCTGCGGTGACGCGCCACTCAAACCAGAGAGAGGGGAGTAGCATCCTGAGGAATGGAGGGACCGAGCCGGTCAAGCTCGGCAGAAAGCGCGACGCCTCGATTGAGGCCGGCCTCATGCTGCCGGTCCTGAGCTACCATTTTGACCTGGGCTCTCGGCTGTCCCCGTATATCGAGGGCGGCTTGGGCATCTTGTATCACGACTATCGGGGCTACGACCTGGGCGGAGGCTTCACTTTCACCGAGATGGCCGGCGCCGGCCTGTCGTATTTTCTGCACGATAACGTCTCCCTCAGCCTGGGGTATCGGTTCCGCCATACCTCAAACGCCAGCCTGTATGACGAAAATGACGGCCTGAACTCGCATTCCCTGTTGGCCGGCGTGTCGTTTTTCCTGCCCTAG